The DNA sequence GGTGGAAGATCCCTGCTATTGGGGCACGCGCAACGTGCTGACCTCGCTGAACCTGAAAACGGTGCCGATCGCGGTCGACGCCGAGGGCATCAGCCCGCGCGATCCAGACCTGCGCCACCCGCCGCGCTTCATCTTCGTCACGCCGTCGCACCAGTACCCGCTGGGGCAGGTGATGAGCTTGTCGCGCCGGCGCATGCTGCTGGAATACGCCGACATGCATAACGTCTGGATCATGGAGGACGACTACGACAGCGAATTCCGCTACGCCAGCCGGCCGCTGGCCTCGCTGCAGGGCATGGATACGCACGATCGCGTGCTGTATTTCGGCTCGTTCAGCAAGACGCTGTTCCCGGGCCTGCGCGTCGGCTTCGTGGTCGTTCCGCCGACGCTGGCCGGCGCCTTCGCGACCGGACTGTCGGATCTCTACCGTTGCGGACAGCTGCTCACGCAGGCGGTGCTGGCGGACTTCATGGCGGAAGGGCATTTTGCGTCGCACATCCGCCGCATGCGCGTGCTGTATGCGGAGCGCCAGCAGCTGTTGCGGGAAGCGATCCGCCGCAACTTCGGCGACGCACTGGCGATTTCCGGCGACGACGCGGGGCTGCATCTGGCGCTGCTGCTGCCCGAGCATTGCGACGATGCCGCGATATGCCGCCAGGCGCAGGAGCAAGGCATCATCGCGCGGCCGCTGTCGGGCTATTACATGAAACCATCGCGCGCCAAGCCTGGCCTCATCCTGGGATACGCCTGCGTGCCAAGCGAGATGATCGGCCCGACCTTCGATCGCCTGGCCGGCATCATCCGCGGCCACTTGTGATGCCTGGCCAGCGCCCTCTTGAACCGTGCGGCGGACGATTTCCGGATCGACAAACGTCGCCGAGATGAAGGTCATTTTTCATTTTTAGCGGCGGCATTCGAGATGCTCCATCTGTATATAATGCGGTGAGATGCCGCTCCTGCAGCGGTACTGCTCCATTTCTCCGCGAAGAACCTCCATGCCCGTTTCCCTCGATAACCTGCTCGTCGTCGGCATCTCGTCCCGCGCCCTGTTCGACCTGGAGGCGGAGGAAGCGATCTTCCGCACCCAGGGGCTGGAAGCCTACCGTCGGCACCAGATCGAGAATGAAAACGAAATCCTGAAACTGGGCGCCGGTTTCGCGCTGGTGCGCGCATTGCTCAAGCTTAACGTGCTGACGCATAACCGGCGCTTCGTCGAAGTCGTCATCATGTCGCGCAATTCGTCGGAAACGTCGATGCGTATCTTTAATTCCATCAAGCACTACGACCTCGATATCACGCGCGCCGTGCTGTCGGGAGGCTCGTCCCTGGCGCCTTACCTGAAAGCGTTCAATGTGAGCCTGTTCCTGTCGCTGCACGAAGACGACGTGCAGGCGGCGATCGATTCCGGCGTGGCGGCCGCCCGGCTCTACCAGAAGCCGGAAAACGCATTGGAAGAACTGGACCAGATCCGCATCGCCTTCGACGGCGACGCGGTGATCTTTTCCGATGAATCGGAAAAGATCTTCCAGACGCAAGGCATCGAGGCTTTCGAGAACCATGAGCGCGAAAACGCCCTGAAGCCCTTGCCGGAAGGGCCGTTTGCGCGCCTGCTGAAGGCGCTGTCCTACATCCAGAACAATCTCACCTCGCCCGACGGCCGGTCGGCGCCGATCCGCACCGCGCTGGTGACTGCGCGCTCTTCCCCGGCGCACGAACGCGTCATCCGCACGCTGCGCGCCTGGGACGTGGCGATCGACGAAACCTTCTTCATGGGCGGCGTCGCAAAATCCGATGTGCTGGCAGCCTTCAAGCCGCATATCTTCTTCGACGACCAGCCGGGCCACTGTGACCGCGCGGCGCCCCTGGTGCAGACCGGGCTGGTGCCAATCAAGCAGCCGCCGGCCGCGACCGGCCGCTCCTGACGTAAAAAAAGCCGCTCCCCGTCAGGGCGAGCGGCTTTCGCGCGAAAAGGCGTGGAGGCCGGCGTGCCGGTCAGCGCTGCGCCACCGAATCCATCACGCACAGCGCCGTCATGTTGACGATGCGGCGCACCGAAGCCGAGGCCGTCAGGATATGCACCGGCTTGCGGCAGCCGAGCAGGATCGGGCCGACCGCAATGCCGTTACCGGCGGCGGTCTTCAGCAGGTTGTACGAAATGTTGGCGGAATCGATGTTCGGCAGCACCAGGAGGTTCGCATCGCGCTTCAACGGCGAATCCGGCATGATCGTCTTGAGCAGTTCCGGGTTGAGTGCGGCGTCGCCGTGCATCTCGCCATCGATTTCGAGTTCCGGAGCCAGCTCGCGCACCAGTTCCAGAGCGGCGCGCATCTTCTTGGCCGACTCGCTGTTGCTGCTGCCGAAATTGGAATGCGACAGCAAGGCCGCGCGCGGCTGCAGGCCGAA is a window from the Noviherbaspirillum sp. UKPF54 genome containing:
- a CDS encoding PLP-dependent aminotransferase family protein, whose translation is MRVASLSDFLLQRIDRSCGKPVNRQLYQVIREAILAHVMPVGLQLPSSRDLARELNIARNTVTYAYEQLMAEGYLETRTGAGTFVADTVPDQIPEVAESDSLRPRQAGSLGLSERGAQLVKQAGAYRLQWGAFMPGVPDVTAFPNKVWSRLQNKYWRRSRSDLLTYGHGSGYLPLREAIAEYLRVARSVNCAADQVIVTSGIHQSIDLASRLLADVGDRAWVEDPCYWGTRNVLTSLNLKTVPIAVDAEGISPRDPDLRHPPRFIFVTPSHQYPLGQVMSLSRRRMLLEYADMHNVWIMEDDYDSEFRYASRPLASLQGMDTHDRVLYFGSFSKTLFPGLRVGFVVVPPTLAGAFATGLSDLYRCGQLLTQAVLADFMAEGHFASHIRRMRVLYAERQQLLREAIRRNFGDALAISGDDAGLHLALLLPEHCDDAAICRQAQEQGIIARPLSGYYMKPSRAKPGLILGYACVPSEMIGPTFDRLAGIIRGHL
- a CDS encoding 5'-nucleotidase, whose product is MPVSLDNLLVVGISSRALFDLEAEEAIFRTQGLEAYRRHQIENENEILKLGAGFALVRALLKLNVLTHNRRFVEVVIMSRNSSETSMRIFNSIKHYDLDITRAVLSGGSSLAPYLKAFNVSLFLSLHEDDVQAAIDSGVAAARLYQKPENALEELDQIRIAFDGDAVIFSDESEKIFQTQGIEAFENHERENALKPLPEGPFARLLKALSYIQNNLTSPDGRSAPIRTALVTARSSPAHERVIRTLRAWDVAIDETFFMGGVAKSDVLAAFKPHIFFDDQPGHCDRAAPLVQTGLVPIKQPPAATGRS